The Bacteroidota bacterium DNA window AAGTTCCTGTTTCTTTTTGGTTAAAGTTGTTCAAGGAATTCAATACATCAGCGATTTCGACTGTCGAGATTTATACGCGGTACAATATCGACATTGACCCCGGCGAATATCTCAAGCTCTTCGATGAATTCTGCCGTATAAAAATTATATTCCTTCACTGCGCGGATAAAAATGAATACCTGAATATTGGCGAAAACGGGATGTGTCAGATTTATAAAAGCATCCAGACTATTACTTCGGAAAATCTTTGTGGATGTATTAATCGAAATTATTTCAATGTCAATATCTCTCTCTTCACTGAATCACAACACCACAACACCTGCCTCAATCGTAAGGTATGTATAGCTGCAACAGGAGATATTAAAAACTGCCCCTCTATGAGTCGCAGTTTCGGCAATATCAAAGACTCCACGATTGCCGAAGCCATCGAAAAACAGGGCTTCAAAGACATGTGGAACATTCGTAAAGATGAGATTGAGGTTTGCAAGGCCTGCGAATTCCGTCACATGTGCACTGATTGCCGCGCTTTTCTTGAAAAGCCGCAAGACATCAGAAGCAAGCCGCTTAAGTGCGGCTATAACCCGGAAACGCTGGAATGGTCGGATTGGAGAACACTTTCTGAAAAACAAGCGGCAATAACATATTACTCATTATGAAAAAATCAAAACAGAGCTGTCTTCTCATCACGGTAATTCTGGTGATTATTACCGGTCCTCAAATACAGGCACAGCCTGTAAGCATCCATAAACCGGAAATGATATTGGTACAAGGCGGGCGCTTCCTGATGGGCTGCCTCACATCTACACCCGGTGAGGTTGATGATCTGCAAAAAAGCTTTGAAGACCGAGCGAAACCGGCTTTTTACGCAACAGTTGATTCCTTTTATATCAGTAAATATGAAATTACTGTACAGCAATTTGCAGATTTTGTAAATGCCACTGCCTATATTACGGAAGCAGAACAAAAGGGTTCTTCAGTTGCTATACTGAGCAGTAGTTCGAACTACAAAAAAACAAACAATATTAACTGGCGCTTTAATGTTTCAGGAACACAGAAGTTGCCTGAAAAGGATTATACCCTGCCCGCTATATATATTAGTTGGAATGATGCTAATGCCTATTGCGAGTGGCTCAGCAGTATTACTCATGAAAAATACCGTCTGCCAACAGAGGCAGAATGGGAATATGCCGCGAAAGGCGGAAACAAAAGTAAAGGGTACCGGTACAGCGGCAGTGACAGTATAAACAAAGTCGGGTGGTGTGGAAATAATTCCGGATTTTTTTTACACCCGATCGGGCAGAAGGCTCCGAATGAACTGGGCATTTATGATATGACCGGGAATGTACAGGAATGGTGCCTCGACCGGTACGGAGCGTATTTACCAAAAGAACAGTATAATCCAAGCGGGCCAACAGATGGTACTCAAAAAGTTATACGCGGTTCGTCATGGTTTTTTCTTAAAAATTGTCATGACGTTGTTTACAGAAGTCCGGTTGAACCTGATTACAGCAGTGCTCAAATCGGCTTTAGGATAGTAAAAGAAGTGAAAAATTAAGTTCGCCCCTATTCGTAATAATATATCCGTTTCACCCGTCGCGAAAGGTTTGTAAGAATTTCATAAGGAATGGTTTCGAGTTGTGCCGCCAGTTCCTTGATTGAAAATTCGTTGTTGAAGATGGTTACTTCGTCGCCTTCTGCTGCATCAATACCGCTGATATCACACATACACATATCCATACAGATGCTGCCGATGATGGGTGCCGATTTCCCTCTGATGATGAGCTTTCCCTTGCCATCGCCTAGTTTGCGGTCGAGTCCGTCGGCATAACCAATAGGAACCGTAGCAATGCGCGTGGGCTGCTGTGCTATCCACTTTCGGCCATAGCCAACGCTTTCGCCCGTATTCACGGTTTTTATCTGTGATATGACAGATTTCAGCGTGCTTACATTCTGCAAGGCCGATTGTTCTTTTTTATCAAACGCAATACCGTACATGCCAATACCAAGGCGCACCATCTCAAACTGTGCACTGCCAAAGCGGTTGATGCCCGATGAATTGAGCAGGTGCATCAGCACAGGCTCATCAAACGCGGATTTTATTTTCTCACCGGCTTCGCGAAAAACATCAATTTGTTTACGGGTGAATTCGTCGTGTTTGGTTTCATCGCTTGCGGCAAGATGCGAGAATACTGAGCGTACAAGAATCAGCGGCTCTTCTTTCAAAGCAGCAATCAGTTCATCCACTTCTCCCGGATCAAATCCCAAACGGTGCATGCCGGTATCCAGTTTTATATGTACCGGGATTCGCATTCCTGCATTCAGCCCCTGTATCCTGATGGTTTCTTTCAGCAAATTCAGCACCCTGAAGCTGTATATCTCAGGCTCCAGATTGTATTTCAGCAAAATATCGAGGCTTTGTTCTTCGGGACTCATCACCATAATGGGAACTGTAATACCCGAACGGCGGAGTTCAACACCTTCATCGGCATAAGCCACGGCAAGATAATCAACGTTATTATACTGCAAAGTGCTTGCGATTTCATAACTTCCGCTTCCGTATGAAAATGCCTTTACCATGGCCATAATCTTTGTTTCGGGCTTCAGGCGCGAGCGGTAATAATTCAGGTTATGGACCAGTGCATTCAGATTGATTTCAAGTACCGTTTCGTGCGACTTTTGCTGCAGCATACGACCAATCTGTTCAAATTCGAAGGCACGGGCTCCTTTTAAAAGGATGGTCTCATTGTGAAAAAATGAGGGTGAAAGCTCTTTCAGAAAACTTTCGGTATCGGGATAAAAAACTTTTTCAATATCAAATTTTGAAGCCTGACGGCTGATTGCTTTACCAATGCCGAT harbors:
- the gwsS gene encoding grasp-with-spasm system SPASM domain peptide maturase: MEVINIFAETIAVKGAARSIIYDLPRNNHYCIPNALYQILQDCRGRTIESIIADYPDHGEIIKEYFRFLEEKEIIFYTEPDETALFPPISDTWDYPAMISNAIIMLDEHSTYSSSEVLRQLIGLNCYRLQIITLHKVPVSFWLKLFKEFNTSAISTVEIYTRYNIDIDPGEYLKLFDEFCRIKIIFLHCADKNEYLNIGENGMCQIYKSIQTITSENLCGCINRNYFNVNISLFTESQHHNTCLNRKVCIAATGDIKNCPSMSRSFGNIKDSTIAEAIEKQGFKDMWNIRKDEIEVCKACEFRHMCTDCRAFLEKPQDIRSKPLKCGYNPETLEWSDWRTLSEKQAAITYYSL
- a CDS encoding bifunctional UDP-N-acetylmuramoyl-tripeptide:D-alanyl-D-alanine ligase/alanine racemase produces the protein MITYPIEEIEAVVKGRLSGNAANAPFVKDLIIDSRNVSAPANALFFAIVGKRNDGHRYLRDLYIKGVRNFVVSTLPEDIDTYENACFILVEDTLKALQAVAANHRKKFNIPVIGITGSNGKTIVKEWLFMLLSQDKRIVRSPKSYNSQVGVPLSVWQMQPEHDIAIFEAGISEPDEMDKLQPVIQPTIGIFTNIGAAHDKNFINTMQKVGEKLKLFTKVKTMIYCPDYFEIQDRIIKSEIFKNIHNFSWSRKLKSNMLITGTEKKQSETLITATYNGETISIVIPFIDNASVENAIHCWALMLHLGYENSVIASRMLQLSPVAMRLEMNEGINNCSVINDSYNSDINSIGIALDFLNQQKQHKKKTLILSDILQSSLDDDTLYSEVAKLISEKGVARLIGIGKAISRQASKFDIEKVFYPDTESFLKELSPSFFHNETILLKGARAFEFEQIGRMLQQKSHETVLEINLNALVHNLNYYRSRLKPETKIMAMVKAFSYGSGSYEIASTLQYNNVDYLAVAYADEGVELRRSGITVPIMVMSPEEQSLDILLKYNLEPEIYSFRVLNLLKETIRIQGLNAGMRIPVHIKLDTGMHRLGFDPGEVDELIAALKEEPLILVRSVFSHLAASDETKHDEFTRKQIDVFREAGEKIKSAFDEPVLMHLLNSSGINRFGSAQFEMVRLGIGMYGIAFDKKEQSALQNVSTLKSVISQIKTVNTGESVGYGRKWIAQQPTRIATVPIGYADGLDRKLGDGKGKLIIRGKSAPIIGSICMDMCMCDISGIDAAEGDEVTIFNNEFSIKELAAQLETIPYEILTNLSRRVKRIYYYE
- a CDS encoding formylglycine-generating enzyme family protein is translated as MKKSKQSCLLITVILVIITGPQIQAQPVSIHKPEMILVQGGRFLMGCLTSTPGEVDDLQKSFEDRAKPAFYATVDSFYISKYEITVQQFADFVNATAYITEAEQKGSSVAILSSSSNYKKTNNINWRFNVSGTQKLPEKDYTLPAIYISWNDANAYCEWLSSITHEKYRLPTEAEWEYAAKGGNKSKGYRYSGSDSINKVGWCGNNSGFFLHPIGQKAPNELGIYDMTGNVQEWCLDRYGAYLPKEQYNPSGPTDGTQKVIRGSSWFFLKNCHDVVYRSPVEPDYSSAQIGFRIVKEVKN